The sequence AAAAGCGGTTTGCACGAAAACGAGTTGGTGGTGCTGGCTCCGGAGACCGGCCTGAAAGACGGCACGCGAGTTAAGCCCATCTTGCGTGATCGCGAAGCGAACAGTCAATTGCCGGATGGAGATTGACCTAAAGACAAGTTTTTCTCTTCCAGCGATGCAAATCAAAGATCACACATTTCTCGTCACGGGCGGAGCCAGCGGATTAGGCGCCGCGTGTGCCCGGCGATTGGTTGCCAACGACGGGCGAGTCGTCGTGGTCGATTTGAATGATGAAGCCGGGCAGACATTGACGCGGGAATTGGGCACGGCATCCAAGTTTGTGCATACTGATGTGACCAATGAGAAAGATGCGCGGGCCGCCATCGAAACGGCCCAACGCGATTTCGGTTCGCTCCACGGCTTGGTGCAATGCGCGGGAATTTTGGGAGCGGCACGTATCGTTGGCAAGCAAGGGCCACACGATTTGGGACTTTTCGAACGCCTGGTGCGAGTGAACCTCATCGGCACGTTCAACATGTTGCGTTTGGCGGCTACGGCGCTGTCGGCCAACACACCCAACGATGATGGCGAGCGGGGCATCATCGTCAACACCTCTTCGGTGGCCGCATTCGATGGACAAATTGGGCAGGCGGCTTACGCGGCCAGCAAAGGAGGCGTCGCCAGCCTCACGCTGCCGGCCGCACGGGAATTGGCAAGGTTTGGCATTCGCGTGATGGCCGTCGCCCCGGGGGTTTTTGAAACCGCGATGATGGGAGCCGCGACCGAGGAATTGCGGAAATCGCTGAGCGAGCAAATCCCATTTCCGCCGCGTTTTGGCAAACCGGAGGAATTTGCCCAGCTAGTGCAATCGATCATTGAAAACACGTATCTGAACGGTGCTGTGATTCGCTTGGACGGCGCCATGCGG comes from Pirellulales bacterium and encodes:
- a CDS encoding SDR family NAD(P)-dependent oxidoreductase, with amino-acid sequence MQIKDHTFLVTGGASGLGAACARRLVANDGRVVVVDLNDEAGQTLTRELGTASKFVHTDVTNEKDARAAIETAQRDFGSLHGLVQCAGILGAARIVGKQGPHDLGLFERLVRVNLIGTFNMLRLAATALSANTPNDDGERGIIVNTSSVAAFDGQIGQAAYAASKGGVASLTLPAARELARFGIRVMAVAPGVFETAMMGAATEELRKSLSEQIPFPPRFGKPEEFAQLVQSIIENTYLNGAVIRLDGAMRMETR